A window of the Virgibacillus pantothenticus genome harbors these coding sequences:
- a CDS encoding HAD-IIA family hydrolase gives MTIADEFDVFLFDLDGVIYIGSEPLYGAMESLKRLRQAKKRIRFLTNDPCTTKEKTVRKLTSLGIEAREEEVITSSWLTAQYLESENIKSALVLGDENLKWECEQVNIYTEARTDVEAVVIGWNDDLSFYDIQKAAGLIHRGAKFVATNPDRTFPTPNGPLPAVGAIVEAIRVSTDKRPFIVGKPYPYMFKKALEDFDVSLKAVMVGDNPYTDILGAHQAGIPAILVSNQHVKAFPSAKDFRNPDATISNLKGLFDPSIAMKNWASPTFAWPEAIKAGVAGIIFDSDQRVLLMKRADNGLWGVPSGHVEPGETVEEAIIREIREETGVEVKVNRLIGVYSDPELQVFSYPNGKVSQFITNCFECEVIGGNLVRENEETLDVSYFNINDLPDDLLRMHPKWIKDAIIQQNVSYIR, from the coding sequence ATGACGATAGCTGACGAGTTTGATGTATTTTTATTTGATTTGGATGGGGTTATTTATATAGGTTCAGAGCCGCTTTACGGCGCAATGGAATCGCTTAAGCGACTTCGGCAAGCAAAGAAGAGAATTCGATTTTTGACTAATGATCCATGTACAACAAAAGAAAAAACGGTAAGGAAATTAACTAGTCTGGGGATAGAAGCAAGGGAAGAGGAAGTAATCACATCTTCCTGGTTGACAGCACAATATTTAGAAAGTGAAAACATAAAATCCGCACTTGTTTTGGGTGATGAAAATTTAAAGTGGGAATGCGAACAGGTTAATATTTATACAGAAGCTCGAACAGATGTGGAAGCAGTTGTGATCGGATGGAACGATGATCTGTCTTTTTATGATATTCAAAAAGCCGCAGGACTTATTCATAGGGGAGCAAAATTTGTTGCAACCAATCCAGATAGAACATTCCCTACGCCGAATGGACCTTTGCCAGCAGTTGGAGCGATTGTAGAAGCAATTCGGGTGTCGACAGATAAAAGACCATTTATTGTTGGAAAACCATACCCATATATGTTTAAAAAAGCGCTTGAGGATTTTGATGTTTCGTTAAAAGCTGTTATGGTCGGCGATAATCCTTACACGGATATTTTAGGTGCGCATCAGGCAGGGATACCAGCTATTTTAGTATCAAATCAACATGTTAAAGCATTTCCATCAGCAAAAGATTTTCGTAATCCAGATGCTACAATATCGAATTTAAAAGGTCTTTTTGATCCAAGCATCGCTATGAAAAATTGGGCCTCTCCAACCTTTGCTTGGCCTGAAGCGATTAAAGCTGGCGTAGCAGGAATAATATTTGATAGCGACCAGCGTGTGCTATTGATGAAACGAGCAGACAATGGGCTGTGGGGTGTACCATCTGGACATGTTGAACCAGGTGAAACGGTGGAAGAAGCAATTATTAGGGAAATTCGTGAAGAAACGGGGGTGGAAGTTAAAGTAAATCGATTAATAGGAGTTTATTCTGATCCCGAGTTGCAAGTTTTTTCATATCCTAATGGAAAAGTGAGTCAATTTATTACGAATTGCTTTGAATGCGAAGTAATTGGAGGGAATTTAGTCAGGGAAAATGAAGAAACTTTAGATGTCAGTTACTTTAATATAAACGATTTACCAGACGACCTCCTTCGTATGCATCCAAAGTGGATTAAAGATGCCATCATACAACAAAATGTCTCCTATATTCGGTAG
- a CDS encoding NAD/NADP octopine/nopaline dehydrogenase family protein — protein MKIAILGAGHAGCAVAGDLSIKGHDVTLIKTSNSMHNENFNYLLKNNGKITLRENEVTKTTRINKITKDLSELSKAEIIIVYIQTTYHEDLIRKMKDYIQDEQIILFNPGYFSTAYMLKHGIKHNITIVEAQSSFIDCRIIEPGVINVGFRNVRNPLGVYPNENLSIARNKLDNLGYPFKYLSSTVEAALHNPNLIVHTVGAIMSIPRIEKTNGDYVMYYEVFTPSVWNILEKLDEEKMNVLEKLGFERISYVEACKYRNSLDDTLDAKEVFFKYAMMPNRSKGPVSVRSRYITEDVPEGLVMLESIAKQLGIKTPVCTALIEIASAALEMDMRKNGRTPERLGKKNIEKILEDRKQKVAEA, from the coding sequence ATGAAAATAGCAATTTTAGGTGCAGGACATGCAGGATGTGCAGTCGCAGGTGATTTATCGATTAAAGGTCATGACGTAACTCTGATTAAAACTTCTAATTCCATGCATAATGAAAATTTTAATTATCTACTAAAAAACAACGGTAAAATTACATTAAGAGAAAATGAAGTAACAAAAACGACAAGAATAAATAAGATAACAAAAGACTTATCAGAGCTATCAAAAGCAGAGATTATCATTGTTTACATTCAAACGACGTACCATGAGGATTTAATACGCAAAATGAAGGATTATATTCAAGACGAACAAATTATTCTTTTTAACCCTGGATATTTTTCCACTGCTTATATGCTTAAACATGGCATCAAGCATAATATAACGATTGTAGAAGCACAAAGTTCATTTATTGATTGTCGCATTATTGAGCCTGGTGTTATCAATGTTGGGTTTAGAAATGTAAGAAACCCTCTAGGGGTATATCCAAATGAGAATTTATCTATTGCACGAAACAAACTTGATAATTTAGGATATCCATTTAAATATTTATCATCCACTGTAGAGGCAGCTTTGCATAATCCTAATTTAATTGTTCATACAGTAGGTGCAATAATGAGTATCCCACGTATTGAAAAAACAAACGGGGATTATGTCATGTATTATGAAGTCTTTACCCCTAGTGTGTGGAATATTCTAGAAAAATTAGATGAAGAGAAAATGAATGTATTGGAGAAACTTGGTTTTGAAAGAATTTCATATGTGGAAGCATGTAAATACCGAAATTCCTTAGACGATACATTGGATGCTAAGGAAGTATTTTTTAAGTACGCAATGATGCCGAATAGGTCTAAAGGTCCTGTTTCCGTAAGATCTAGATATATCACAGAAGATGTACCAGAAGGATTAGTTATGCTCGAATCGATAGCGAAACAGTTGGGTATAAAAACACCGGTTTGTACTGCCTTAATTGAAATTGCTTCCGCTGCTTTAGAAATGGATATGCGCAAGAATGGTAGAACTCCTGAACGTTTAGGAAAGAAAAATATAGAAAAAATACTAGAGGACAGAAAGCAAAAGGTAGCCGAAGCATAG
- a CDS encoding DUF2798 domain-containing protein, which yields MNHSKSLFIKCSQIVHLREGSYYPYTTKVGKKEGMMKLPTTKKESLQFGLIMCFGMVLVMTIYNFYLNGTIGKMTFIEGISDFFIGFVIAFILDMFMVGPNAKKIALKLTVNTTKKRYTVLAISICMVLGMAFFMSIYGLASTYIHNGFTFNSVVADYFAVFGKNLIVALPLQIIIMGPLVRYIFTKYIKSNRVDIGLNIEN from the coding sequence ATGAATCATTCAAAATCTTTGTTCATAAAATGTTCACAAATTGTTCACTTACGAGAAGGTTCTTACTATCCCTATACTACAAAGGTAGGAAAAAAAGAAGGGATGATGAAATTGCCAACAACTAAGAAAGAAAGTTTACAATTTGGTTTAATAATGTGTTTTGGGATGGTATTAGTTATGACTATATATAATTTTTACCTTAATGGAACAATCGGGAAAATGACTTTTATCGAAGGAATATCTGATTTTTTTATTGGGTTTGTCATTGCTTTTATACTTGATATGTTTATGGTTGGGCCAAATGCTAAAAAGATAGCATTGAAATTAACTGTAAATACAACTAAAAAACGCTATACAGTCCTAGCCATATCAATATGCATGGTTTTAGGAATGGCGTTTTTTATGTCTATTTACGGATTAGCTTCAACCTATATTCATAATGGTTTTACTTTCAACTCAGTGGTTGCAGATTATTTTGCAGTTTTTGGTAAAAATTTGATTGTGGCATTACCTTTACAGATCATTATTATGGGACCACTAGTGCGTTATATATTTACTAAGTATATTAAATCGAATAGGGTGGATATAGGATTGAATATAGAAAACTAA
- a CDS encoding GtrA family protein, whose amino-acid sequence MNETGREFLKFIIIGVVNTINYYAVYLLLHLVFDVYYLAAHITGFMVSLVGSFFLNTYFTFKVKPTWGKFLKFPITQLFNFSVTSLFVFVFTELFHVDSKITPLLAVFITVPMTFVITGKILKRRECNR is encoded by the coding sequence ATGAACGAAACAGGTCGAGAATTTCTAAAATTTATCATCATCGGCGTAGTCAACACTATTAACTACTATGCTGTTTATCTATTATTACATCTTGTTTTTGATGTTTACTATTTGGCGGCACATATAACAGGGTTTATGGTAAGTTTAGTTGGTTCTTTTTTCTTAAATACTTATTTTACATTTAAAGTGAAGCCTACATGGGGGAAGTTTTTGAAATTTCCAATCACTCAGTTATTTAATTTTAGTGTTACGTCCCTATTTGTGTTTGTTTTTACAGAACTATTTCATGTGGACAGTAAAATCACACCTCTCCTTGCCGTCTTTATTACAGTTCCAATGACCTTTGTGATAACTGGGAAAATATTGAAAAGAAGAGAGTGCAATAGATGA
- a CDS encoding YfhO family protein — translation MKKRGLWLFIIGSLLVSVATHFFFYQQWLDKHWMIGPNDGLSQIATFKKFIYENYKSGNFFYAWDFGLGGGFYSQLAYYFSTSLVFLLSSVVIFILDSFQWIDPSNVEFWAQSNLFISIIRLSVILFITSHTFRYMKIQAFPAFTGAVIYGCSVMYMRHVVYWEFFADAFIWLPLVVLGLEKLIREGKQSWLIFAMSATLISNFYFAYIQLIFLILYVLGRWVIPLTDNELPRIKQFKLLVTSGLVSFCISAVAFIPAVYGFFNNYRPPYDREIPLFDLIDNILFASPYIVLPVVFVLLIFTFPLYRNRLFRFFAVFSFVLLIFHLSPLAASAFNGFSAPQYRFEYLLSFTIGGCVAIGLQRLNKIAVRFICLASFISLCIYLLSIDYFDFNIKIPKRAATEFSAVMITVFVLFIMFIILMVLYVYFQKKVLLVTIQLFVILWSIVSVNTAAKYGITENGGLEKVTHHYLMSDQYNSAEQRNLIEQVKRQEPDSLSRIDWMTSMRYNTPIVQNFNGTSLYSSIANKALLWFYWRDLKVDTGHETVSRYGTLGNRANLHALLQTTYWMRKKSQEVNVPYGFKKFAESNKYVIYKSDFSLPFIRTGKNIYSEKQLQTASVLDREHAMLSGVVFEEEATRQKLDLIKEKNAIKQATIKGVGAKYQNNHLSVANDKGGIDIIPGSVQKSTKDFYIGFSIKNVNGDGFPIKVNKYRTTRKPAHSIYKTNINDLIIRVPAKDIISIRLPKGEYELKNLTLYEEDYKELHQAVQAADHSPSFTWEKNKLTIDYNNQTREKWMALPIPFEKGWKLWINGKEQAIEKANYAFIGFKLYNGENHIEMVYHPPYFFPALALTIIGLFAWAMLYLRSKRRESGHLNNQSVKMRSLLMKVDKSRD, via the coding sequence ATGAAGAAACGAGGATTATGGCTTTTTATTATAGGTAGCCTACTTGTATCAGTAGCTACACACTTTTTTTTCTATCAGCAATGGCTTGATAAGCATTGGATGATTGGGCCAAATGATGGTCTTTCCCAAATTGCTACGTTTAAGAAATTTATTTATGAAAATTATAAAAGCGGTAATTTTTTCTATGCTTGGGATTTTGGCTTGGGTGGGGGTTTTTATAGTCAATTAGCCTATTATTTTTCAACTTCGCTTGTCTTTTTATTGTCTAGTGTTGTTATTTTTATTTTGGATAGCTTTCAATGGATCGATCCCTCTAATGTTGAATTTTGGGCTCAATCTAACTTATTTATCAGTATCATTCGCTTAAGTGTGATCTTATTTATTACGTCCCACACGTTTCGATATATGAAAATCCAAGCCTTTCCAGCTTTTACGGGGGCGGTCATATACGGTTGTTCTGTCATGTACATGCGACATGTTGTTTATTGGGAATTTTTTGCTGACGCGTTTATTTGGTTGCCATTAGTTGTTTTGGGATTGGAGAAATTAATACGAGAAGGCAAGCAAAGTTGGCTAATTTTTGCTATGTCTGCCACGCTAATTAGCAATTTTTATTTTGCCTATATCCAACTTATTTTTTTAATTCTGTATGTACTTGGCCGTTGGGTAATTCCACTTACTGATAATGAATTACCTAGAATAAAACAGTTTAAACTTTTGGTGACAAGTGGATTGGTCAGTTTTTGCATTAGCGCAGTGGCGTTTATACCTGCTGTTTATGGGTTTTTCAACAATTATCGACCTCCTTATGATCGGGAGATTCCGCTGTTCGATTTAATTGATAACATATTGTTTGCTAGTCCCTATATTGTGTTACCAGTCGTTTTTGTGTTACTAATATTTACCTTCCCTCTGTATCGTAATCGTTTGTTTCGTTTTTTTGCTGTGTTTAGTTTCGTATTGCTTATATTTCACTTAAGCCCTTTGGCTGCTAGTGCTTTCAATGGCTTTTCTGCCCCGCAGTATCGTTTTGAATATCTACTATCTTTTACTATAGGTGGTTGTGTTGCCATTGGCTTGCAGCGATTAAATAAAATAGCTGTGCGTTTTATTTGCTTGGCTTCGTTCATTTCTTTATGTATCTATTTGCTGAGTATAGATTATTTTGATTTCAATATAAAGATTCCTAAACGAGCAGCAACTGAGTTTTCTGCAGTAATGATTACAGTGTTTGTTTTATTTATTATGTTTATTATCTTAATGGTGCTGTATGTTTACTTTCAAAAGAAGGTTTTGCTCGTTACTATTCAATTATTTGTCATTCTATGGAGTATAGTGTCAGTAAATACAGCAGCTAAATATGGGATAACAGAAAATGGTGGGCTGGAAAAAGTAACTCATCATTATTTAATGAGTGATCAATATAATAGCGCTGAACAACGGAATTTGATTGAACAAGTGAAAAGGCAGGAGCCCGATTCATTATCTCGAATCGATTGGATGACATCTATGCGATATAACACACCGATTGTACAGAATTTTAATGGTACGAGTTTATATTCAAGTATTGCCAATAAAGCATTGTTATGGTTTTACTGGAGGGACTTAAAAGTAGATACAGGTCATGAAACTGTAAGTCGCTACGGTACCCTTGGCAATCGTGCAAATTTGCATGCATTATTGCAAACAACATATTGGATGAGAAAGAAAAGTCAGGAAGTGAATGTACCTTATGGCTTTAAAAAGTTTGCAGAATCCAATAAATATGTTATTTATAAAAGCGATTTTTCCCTTCCATTTATCCGAACAGGTAAAAACATTTATAGCGAAAAGCAGTTGCAAACAGCTTCTGTTTTAGATCGTGAACATGCCATGCTTTCGGGAGTAGTGTTTGAAGAAGAAGCAACTAGACAAAAGTTAGATTTGATAAAAGAGAAAAATGCTATTAAGCAAGCGACCATTAAAGGAGTAGGTGCTAAATACCAAAATAACCACTTATCGGTTGCCAACGATAAAGGGGGCATCGATATTATTCCGGGATCTGTACAAAAAAGTACAAAAGACTTTTATATTGGTTTTTCAATAAAAAACGTAAATGGTGATGGTTTTCCTATAAAAGTAAATAAATACCGTACAACTAGAAAACCTGCCCATTCTATTTATAAAACCAATATAAATGACCTAATAATCCGTGTTCCAGCTAAAGACATTATCTCTATACGTCTGCCTAAAGGGGAATATGAACTAAAGAATTTAACTCTTTATGAAGAAGACTATAAGGAGTTGCATCAAGCTGTACAAGCTGCTGATCATTCTCCATCGTTTACGTGGGAAAAGAACAAACTCACCATCGATTACAATAATCAGACAAGGGAAAAATGGATGGCTTTACCAATTCCTTTTGAAAAAGGCTGGAAACTTTGGATTAATGGTAAGGAGCAAGCCATTGAAAAAGCAAATTACGCATTTATTGGCTTCAAGCTGTATAACGGGGAAAATCATATTGAAATGGTATATCATCCTCCTTACTTTTTTCCAGCTCTTGCTTTGACAATTATTGGGCTTTTTGCTTGGGCGATGTTGTATCTGCGTAGTAAACGTAGAGAAAGTGGTCATTTAAATAACCAAAGTGTAAAAATGCGCTCATTACTTATGAAAGTTGATAAATCAAGAGATTAG
- a CDS encoding class I SAM-dependent methyltransferase, with amino-acid sequence MKTSFKTEMIANKFEAYNDILEQTLGFRFVFQTFLSNPKITRVLDYGCGPGKVSYRLAKKTGVHVLAVDESKEMINIASKKRSHPNINYHLIKNDNLSFLKDNSVDGAMACYVFINTEKKEQILRMMKEIYRVLAPHSPFVILDTNPDSTGIEFSTFRNGIKGKTYMSGEARQEWLHINDQEDLVLHDFHWPKSVYEELLTEAGFQEIEQLEPTLKDIPEDELKIIQEKHHDHHWKSEWEFPPFVIYKSIKLVK; translated from the coding sequence ATGAAGACTTCTTTTAAAACAGAAATGATTGCGAATAAATTTGAGGCTTATAATGATATACTTGAACAAACATTAGGTTTTCGGTTTGTTTTTCAAACATTTCTATCAAACCCAAAGATAACAAGGGTTCTTGACTATGGTTGTGGTCCAGGAAAAGTGTCGTATCGATTGGCTAAAAAAACGGGTGTGCATGTTTTGGCTGTGGACGAGTCTAAAGAAATGATTAACATAGCATCTAAAAAGCGGAGCCATCCAAATATAAACTATCATCTTATAAAAAATGATAACCTTTCCTTTCTCAAAGACAATTCAGTAGACGGAGCTATGGCATGTTACGTATTTATTAATACCGAAAAAAAAGAACAAATTTTACGGATGATGAAGGAGATTTACCGGGTTTTAGCCCCTCATTCTCCCTTTGTTATATTAGATACAAATCCTGACTCTACGGGAATCGAATTTTCAACGTTTCGAAATGGTATAAAAGGAAAAACATACATGAGTGGTGAAGCACGACAAGAATGGTTACATATAAATGATCAGGAGGATCTTGTCTTACATGATTTCCATTGGCCGAAGTCAGTGTACGAGGAACTTTTAACTGAAGCAGGCTTCCAAGAAATAGAACAACTCGAACCGACGTTGAAAGATATCCCTGAAGATGAATTAAAAATAATTCAAGAAAAGCATCATGATCATCATTGGAAAAGTGAATGGGAATTTCCACCTTTTGTTATATATAAATCTATTAAACTAGTGAAGTAG
- a CDS encoding glycosyltransferase family 2 protein — MELISIIIPTYNEEDNIQLIYESVKWEFDRLAYHFEMIFIDDASTDNTLQQIKQLVSKSTNVRYISFSRNFGKESAMLAGLQHVQGEAVIIMDADLQHPPSLIPDLVKGWEDGYDQVIARRNRSGEKPIRKFLSSAYYRIINKVVDVKLEDGVGDFRLLSRRAVHAVLSLDEGARFSKGLFSWIGMAQKIVDYENVPRKNGKTKWSLLKLLNYGLDGVVSFNNRPLRICFYTGALILLLSIIYSIIIFVQILLNGIKVPGYFTIITAVLILGGIQLLSLGVIGEYIGRIYYETKKRPQYLIQETNIRNGENYERNRSRISKIYHHRRSQHY, encoded by the coding sequence ATGGAATTAATTTCAATTATTATTCCTACTTATAATGAAGAAGACAATATACAGTTAATTTATGAAAGTGTAAAGTGGGAGTTTGATAGACTGGCTTATCATTTTGAAATGATTTTTATTGATGATGCCAGCACGGATAATACCTTACAGCAAATTAAACAATTAGTTTCCAAAAGCACAAATGTGAGGTACATTTCTTTTTCTAGAAATTTCGGTAAAGAATCCGCAATGTTGGCTGGTTTGCAACATGTACAAGGAGAAGCTGTGATAATCATGGATGCCGATCTACAACATCCGCCATCTTTGATTCCTGATCTTGTTAAAGGTTGGGAAGATGGGTACGATCAAGTGATTGCGCGGCGTAATCGTAGTGGTGAAAAGCCAATTCGTAAATTTCTATCCTCCGCTTACTATCGGATCATCAACAAGGTGGTAGACGTCAAGTTAGAGGATGGAGTGGGTGATTTTCGTTTGCTAAGCCGACGTGCTGTTCATGCAGTGTTATCTTTAGATGAAGGTGCACGCTTTTCAAAAGGTTTGTTCTCATGGATTGGCATGGCACAGAAAATAGTTGATTATGAGAATGTTCCTCGAAAGAATGGAAAAACGAAATGGTCTTTATTAAAATTGTTAAATTATGGATTAGATGGCGTTGTCTCATTCAATAATCGCCCTCTAAGGATTTGTTTTTATACAGGTGCACTTATCTTATTGCTGTCGATTATATACAGTATTATAATATTTGTGCAAATTTTGCTAAATGGTATTAAAGTTCCTGGCTATTTTACGATTATTACTGCTGTTTTAATATTAGGCGGGATTCAGTTGTTAAGTCTTGGTGTGATTGGTGAATATATAGGGCGTATATATTATGAAACAAAGAAACGTCCTCAATACTTAATTCAAGAAACGAATATTAGAAACGGAGAAAACTATGAACGAAACAGGTCGAGAATTTCTAAAATTTATCATCATCGGCGTAGTCAACACTATTAA